The proteins below come from a single Afipia felis ATCC 53690 genomic window:
- a CDS encoding DUF6527 family protein, whose amino-acid sequence MTRRTTMKHCYVEFIPKDLDKGMLYISNRFKTASHLCCCGCGNKVVTPLNPSKWRLTDHGSTVSLEPSIGLGVLPCKSHYWIRESRIDWYPSMTYGETQRAQRADHYTSQVYTGEIKPPPPPAPSTPPAWWQRFIAWVVTLFKRAK is encoded by the coding sequence GTGACGCGGCGCACGACCATGAAGCACTGCTACGTCGAGTTCATCCCAAAGGATCTCGACAAAGGCATGCTTTACATTTCCAACCGCTTTAAAACCGCATCTCACCTATGCTGCTGCGGCTGCGGCAATAAAGTTGTGACGCCCCTCAATCCCTCGAAGTGGCGATTGACTGATCACGGCTCGACGGTCTCGCTTGAGCCCTCGATAGGCCTCGGCGTTTTGCCCTGCAAATCACACTATTGGATCAGGGAGTCGCGGATCGATTGGTATCCGAGCATGACCTATGGTGAGACGCAGCGCGCGCAACGAGCAGATCACTACACCAGCCAAGTTTACACTGGTGAAATCAAGCCGCCACCGCCGCCGGCGCCGTCCACACCGCCAGCTTGGTGGCAACGGTTCATCGCCTGGGTAGTAACGCTGTTTAAGCGTGCGAAATAA